A region of Arabidopsis thaliana chromosome 5, partial sequence DNA encodes the following proteins:
- a CDS encoding RING/U-box superfamily protein (RING/U-box superfamily protein; FUNCTIONS IN: zinc ion binding; INVOLVED IN: biological_process unknown; LOCATED IN: cellular_component unknown; EXPRESSED IN: 22 plant structures; EXPRESSED DURING: 13 growth stages; CONTAINS InterPro DOMAIN/s: Zinc finger, RING-type (InterPro:IPR001841), Zinc finger, C3HC4 RING-type (InterPro:IPR018957); BEST Arabidopsis thaliana protein match is: RING/U-box superfamily protein (TAIR:AT3G43430.1); Has 30201 Blast hits to 17322 proteins in 780 species: Archae - 12; Bacteria - 1396; Metazoa - 17338; Fungi - 3422; Plants - 5037; Viruses - 0; Other Eukaryotes - 2996 (source: NCBI BLink).), with protein MSFFIEDSGLIVTQLLYKMAVLITVLRWILAWILRYRSRSRSTSSSTSACPSISSQAIKESLSVTTFRDAAERSPAMINDTCAVCLGDLEDGDEVRELRNCSHMFHRECIDRWLDYECCGGDENNEGEEDNHRTCPLCRTPLLAANTTSCGDWPTKNEPSWAVERLLYLFGDDLHV; from the coding sequence ATGAGCTTCTTCATCGAAGATTCTGGTCTCATAGTCACTCAGCTTCTCTACAAAATGGCTGTTCTCATCACCGTCTTGAGATGGATCCTCGCTTGGATCTTACGCTACCGATCCAGATCCAGATCCACCTCTTCTTCCACTTCCGCCTGTCCTTCGATTTCCTCACAGGCGATCAAAGAAAGCCTCTCCGTGACGACGTTCCGTGACGCAGCTGAGAGATCTCCGGCGATGATCAACGACACCTGCGCTGTGTGTCTCGGAGATCTGGAAGATGGAGATGAGGTTAGAGAACTCAGGAACTGTAGCCATATGTTTCACCGTGAGTGTATTGACCGGTGGTTGGATTATGAATGTTGCGGTGGTGATGAGAATAACGAAGGTGAGGAGGATAATCACCGTACGTGTCCTCTTTGTAGAACTCCGCTACTTGCTGCTAATACGACGTCGTGTGGTGATTGGCCGACGAAGAACGAACCTAGCTGGGCCGTTGAACGGCTTCTCTACCTCTTCGGAGATGATCTTCACGtctga